In a genomic window of Phycodurus eques isolate BA_2022a chromosome 2, UOR_Pequ_1.1, whole genome shotgun sequence:
- the mmp15b gene encoding matrix metalloproteinase-15 isoform X2, protein MAGSSTRLLWRRSLLLAVCVCALGARGAEEEEEEVSGGFNSESWLRMYGYLPEASRQMSTMRSTQILANAISDMQRFYGLEITGYMDPQTISAMKRPRCGVPDKFGGQIKTNVRRKRYALTGHKWNKNRLTYSIQNYTPKIGEYNSFVAIRQAFQVWESVTPLTFDEIPYQEIKYGRRKEPDIMLFFASGYHGDSSPFDGEGGFLAHAYFPGPGMGGDTHFDSDEPWTIGNQNVQGNDLFLVAIHELGHALGLEHSNNPLAIMAPFYQWMETDNFQLPDDDRRGIQQIYGTHDNRPTQALPTVTPRRPDPRPPHNPPPRQPDRPRTTDRPDHYGPDICEGNFDTVAMLRGEMFVFKGRWFWRVRRNRVLDNYPMPIGHFWRGLPGDIDAAYERHDGRFVFFKANRFWLFREANLEQGYPLELVDYGRDIPYDRIDAAIWWEPSGYTYLFQGDWYWRFNEQSRSADRGYPKPISVWGSSVPSAPKGAFLSDDGAYTYFYKGSKYWKFDNHRMKSEPGYPKSILRDFMGCSVDLDPPDTDAEDKYPDVNQPPFNPDAGREDDNNVDKKDDEDRDGGGRTDGDKDEDERESHEEDTNEVDVVLKVDDSQERTMNILMVTIPLVLVLCILGLIYAIINTLQSKGAPRLLVHCKRSLQDWV, encoded by the exons tcTTGGCTGAGGATGTACGGCTACCTGCCTGAGGCCAGTAGACAGATGTCCACCATGCGCTCCACGCAGATCCTGGCCAACGCCATCAGCGACATGCAACGCTTCTACGGCCTGGAAATCACCGGATACATGGACCCGCAAACCATCAG CGCCATGAAGAGACCCCGCTGTGGCGTGCCCGACAAGTTTGGGGGCCAGATCAAAACCAACGTGAGGCGGAAGCGCTACGCCCTCACCGGACACAAATGGAACAAGAACCGTCTCACGTACAG CATCCAGAACTACACCCCCAAGATTGGCGAGTACAACTCCTTCGTGGCCATCCGGCAGGCCTTCCAGGTGTGGGAGAGCGTCACCCCACTGACGTTTGACGAAATCCCCTACCAGGAGATCAAGTACGGCCGGCGTAAGGAGCCCGACATCATGCTCTTCTTTGCGTCTGGCTACCACGGCGACAGCTCCCCATTTGACGGCGAGGGCGGCTTCCTGGCCCACGCCTACTTCCCCGGGCCCGGCATGGGCGGCGACACGCACTTTGACTCGGACGAGCCGTGGACCATCGGAAACCAGAATGTACAAG GCAATGACCTGTTCCTGGTGGCCATCCACGAGCTGGGCCACGCGTTGGGCTTGGAGCACTCCAACAACCCGCTGGCCATCATGGCGCCCTTCTACCAGTGGATGGAGACGGATAACTTCCAGCTGCCCGACGACGACCGCAGAGGCATTCAGCAGATTTACG GCACACATGACAACAGGCCCACTCAGGCCTTGCCCACCGTGACGCCGCGCCGCCCGGACCCCCGGCCGCCGCACAATCCTCCTCCTCGCCAACCGGACCGGCCCAGGACCACCGACAGACCGGATCACTACGGACCCGACATCTGCGAAGGCAACTTCGACACGGTGGCCATGCTCCGAGGAGAGATGTTTGTCTTCAAG GGCCGTTGGTTCTGGAGGGTGCGCAGGAACAGAGTGCTGGACAACTACCCCATGCCCATCGGACACTTCTGGCGAGGTTTACCCGGAGACATCGACGCCGCCTACGAGAGGCACGACGGCCGCTTCGTCTTCTTCAAAG CAAACCGATTCTGGCTCTTCCGAGAGGCCAACCTGGAGCAAGGCTACCCTCTGGAGCTGGTGGACTACGGCCGCGACATTCCTTACGACCGCATCGATGCGGCCATCTGGTGGGAGCCCTCCGGTTACACCTACCTCTTTCAGGGAGACTG GTATTGGCGCTTTAACGAACAGTCGCGCTCAGCCGACAGAGGCTACCCGAAGCCCATCAGCGTGTGGGGGTCTTCCGTCCCCTCGGCTCCCAAGGGGGCCTTCCTAAGTGACGACGGAG CGTACACCTACTTCTACAAGGGCTCCAAGTACTGGAAGTTTGACAACCACCGCATGAAGAGCGAGCCAGGCTACCCCAAGTCCATCCTGCGTGACTTCATGGGCTGCAGCGTGGACCTGGACCCCCCGGACACGGACGCCGAAGACAAATATCCGGACGTCAACCAGCCGCCGTTCAACCCGGACGCCGGGCGCGAGGATGACAACAATGTCGACAAGAAGGACGACGAGGACCGAGACGGCGGCGGCCGGACGGACGGCGACAAAGACGAGGACGAGCGCGAGAGCCACGAGGAGGACACCAACGAGGTGGACGTGGTGCTGAAAGTGGACGACAGCCAGGAGCGGACCATGAACATCCTGATGGTGACCATCCCTCTGGTTCTGGTGCTGTGCATCCTGGGCCTCATCTACGCCATCATCAACACGCTTCAGAGCAAGGGGGCGCCGAGGCTTCTGGTGCACTGCAAGCGCTCGCTGCAGGACTGGGTTTGA
- the mmp15b gene encoding matrix metalloproteinase-15 isoform X1, with protein sequence MAGSSTRLLWRRSLLLAVCVCALGARGAEEEEEEVSGGFNSESWLRMYGYLPEASRQMSTMRSTQILANAISDMQRFYGLEITGYMDPQTISAMKRPRCGVPDKFGGQIKTNVRRKRYALTGHKWNKNRLTYSIQNYTPKIGEYNSFVAIRQAFQVWESVTPLTFDEIPYQEIKYGRRKEPDIMLFFASGYHGDSSPFDGEGGFLAHAYFPGPGMGGDTHFDSDEPWTIGNQNVQGNDLFLVAIHELGHALGLEHSNNPLAIMAPFYQWMETDNFQLPDDDRRGIQQIYGTHDNRPTQALPTVTPRRPDPRPPHNPPPRQPDRPRTTDRPDHYGPDICEGNFDTVAMLRGEMFVFKGSGLQQGRWFWRVRRNRVLDNYPMPIGHFWRGLPGDIDAAYERHDGRFVFFKANRFWLFREANLEQGYPLELVDYGRDIPYDRIDAAIWWEPSGYTYLFQGDWYWRFNEQSRSADRGYPKPISVWGSSVPSAPKGAFLSDDGAYTYFYKGSKYWKFDNHRMKSEPGYPKSILRDFMGCSVDLDPPDTDAEDKYPDVNQPPFNPDAGREDDNNVDKKDDEDRDGGGRTDGDKDEDERESHEEDTNEVDVVLKVDDSQERTMNILMVTIPLVLVLCILGLIYAIINTLQSKGAPRLLVHCKRSLQDWV encoded by the exons tcTTGGCTGAGGATGTACGGCTACCTGCCTGAGGCCAGTAGACAGATGTCCACCATGCGCTCCACGCAGATCCTGGCCAACGCCATCAGCGACATGCAACGCTTCTACGGCCTGGAAATCACCGGATACATGGACCCGCAAACCATCAG CGCCATGAAGAGACCCCGCTGTGGCGTGCCCGACAAGTTTGGGGGCCAGATCAAAACCAACGTGAGGCGGAAGCGCTACGCCCTCACCGGACACAAATGGAACAAGAACCGTCTCACGTACAG CATCCAGAACTACACCCCCAAGATTGGCGAGTACAACTCCTTCGTGGCCATCCGGCAGGCCTTCCAGGTGTGGGAGAGCGTCACCCCACTGACGTTTGACGAAATCCCCTACCAGGAGATCAAGTACGGCCGGCGTAAGGAGCCCGACATCATGCTCTTCTTTGCGTCTGGCTACCACGGCGACAGCTCCCCATTTGACGGCGAGGGCGGCTTCCTGGCCCACGCCTACTTCCCCGGGCCCGGCATGGGCGGCGACACGCACTTTGACTCGGACGAGCCGTGGACCATCGGAAACCAGAATGTACAAG GCAATGACCTGTTCCTGGTGGCCATCCACGAGCTGGGCCACGCGTTGGGCTTGGAGCACTCCAACAACCCGCTGGCCATCATGGCGCCCTTCTACCAGTGGATGGAGACGGATAACTTCCAGCTGCCCGACGACGACCGCAGAGGCATTCAGCAGATTTACG GCACACATGACAACAGGCCCACTCAGGCCTTGCCCACCGTGACGCCGCGCCGCCCGGACCCCCGGCCGCCGCACAATCCTCCTCCTCGCCAACCGGACCGGCCCAGGACCACCGACAGACCGGATCACTACGGACCCGACATCTGCGAAGGCAACTTCGACACGGTGGCCATGCTCCGAGGAGAGATGTTTGTCTTCAAG GGGTCTGGTCTCCAACAGGGCCGTTGGTTCTGGAGGGTGCGCAGGAACAGAGTGCTGGACAACTACCCCATGCCCATCGGACACTTCTGGCGAGGTTTACCCGGAGACATCGACGCCGCCTACGAGAGGCACGACGGCCGCTTCGTCTTCTTCAAAG CAAACCGATTCTGGCTCTTCCGAGAGGCCAACCTGGAGCAAGGCTACCCTCTGGAGCTGGTGGACTACGGCCGCGACATTCCTTACGACCGCATCGATGCGGCCATCTGGTGGGAGCCCTCCGGTTACACCTACCTCTTTCAGGGAGACTG GTATTGGCGCTTTAACGAACAGTCGCGCTCAGCCGACAGAGGCTACCCGAAGCCCATCAGCGTGTGGGGGTCTTCCGTCCCCTCGGCTCCCAAGGGGGCCTTCCTAAGTGACGACGGAG CGTACACCTACTTCTACAAGGGCTCCAAGTACTGGAAGTTTGACAACCACCGCATGAAGAGCGAGCCAGGCTACCCCAAGTCCATCCTGCGTGACTTCATGGGCTGCAGCGTGGACCTGGACCCCCCGGACACGGACGCCGAAGACAAATATCCGGACGTCAACCAGCCGCCGTTCAACCCGGACGCCGGGCGCGAGGATGACAACAATGTCGACAAGAAGGACGACGAGGACCGAGACGGCGGCGGCCGGACGGACGGCGACAAAGACGAGGACGAGCGCGAGAGCCACGAGGAGGACACCAACGAGGTGGACGTGGTGCTGAAAGTGGACGACAGCCAGGAGCGGACCATGAACATCCTGATGGTGACCATCCCTCTGGTTCTGGTGCTGTGCATCCTGGGCCTCATCTACGCCATCATCAACACGCTTCAGAGCAAGGGGGCGCCGAGGCTTCTGGTGCACTGCAAGCGCTCGCTGCAGGACTGGGTTTGA